One Leopardus geoffroyi isolate Oge1 chromosome B1, O.geoffroyi_Oge1_pat1.0, whole genome shotgun sequence DNA window includes the following coding sequences:
- the LOC123596349 gene encoding uncharacterized protein LOC123596349 — MRPSSLEGRGIPSSGGTEEELIFPPPYNPSRMLEEHHPPPPGEADAVPRAGGGNAPVGSLPFTRQRAQREQSASAADSTILPLRATGPPDVEENQPHHYWPFATSDLYNWKAQNPKFSEKPAGLIDLFWYTVLDLKDAFFSLPLAPQSQLLFAFEWHDPEEGYSGQLTWTRLPQGFKNSPTIFDEALHEDLGAPLHDCAGILEQVHGFRTDLTDRPLPDAEATWFTDGSSFVQDGHRYAGAAVVTETDTIWAEALPSGTSAQRAELIALTKALMLGAGKRLNIYTDSHYAFATGHIHGAIYQERGLLMAEGRTIKNKQEILNLLTALWLPAKLAIIHCQGHQKAGNAVARGNRKADQAAKAVALTPVPTIIIQLPDPGRPSFTRPAQVLPGEVTADQEIPHGPGDKGMVVYT, encoded by the exons ATGAGGCCGTCGTctttggagggacgtggaatcccctcatcg GGGGgtactgaagaagaattaatttttcctcccccgtATAACCCCTCTAGGATGCTGGaagaacaccatcctccccctccggggGAGGCAGACGCTGTTCCGAGAGCAGGAGGTGGAAACGCTCCAGTGGGAAGCCTgccctttaccagacaaagggctcagagggagcaatcCGCCTCCGCCGCCGACTCCACTATTCTGCCCCTGCGAGCCACCGGACCCCCAGACGTTGAGGAGAATCAGCCCCATCACTATTGGCCTTTCGCCACTAGTGACCTCTacaattggaaagctcagaatcctaagttttcCGAGAAACCGGCAGGGCTTATTGATTT GTTCTGGtatactgtactagatttaaaggatgccttcttcagtctgccgctggcaccccagagccaacTCTTGTTTGCCTTTGAGTGGCATGATCCGGAGGAGGGCTacagtgggcaactcacctggacacggctacctcagggattcaaaaattcaccCACCATCTTCGACGAGGCACTACACGAGGACCTGG GTGCTCCACTACATGACTGTGCGGGAATCCTGGAACAAGTACATGGATTCCGGACGGACCTGACCGACCGGCCCCTCCCCGATGCCGAggctacttggttcactgatggcagcagctttgtgcAAGATGGACACAGGTATGCGGGTGCAGCGGTGGTCACCGAAACGGACACCATATGGGCGGAGGCTCTACCCTCTGGAACGTCAGCCCAGCGAGCAGAACTCATAGCCCTCACCAAGGCGCTGATGCTGGGAGCTGGAAAACGACTTAACATCTACACAGACAGCCATTATGCATTTGCCACAGGTCATATTCATGGGGCAATTTATCAGGAGAGAGGGTTACTGATGGCAGAAGGAcggactataaaaaataagcaggagatACTTAACCTGCTTACGGCCTTATGGCTTCCTGCCAAGCTAGCCATTATCCACTGCCAAGGGCACCAAAAAGCTGGTAACGCAGTAGCTAGAGGTAATCGAAAGGCTGACCAGGCAGCCAAGGCAGTAGCCCTTACTCCAGTCCCCACCATAATCATACAACTACCGGACCCGGggagacccagttttaccagaccAGCCCAAGTACTCCCAGGAGAAGTTACAGCGGATCAAGAAATtccccatggcccaggagataaagggatggtggtatacacctaa